The following are encoded together in the Zingiber officinale cultivar Zhangliang chromosome 8A, Zo_v1.1, whole genome shotgun sequence genome:
- the LOC122010249 gene encoding uncharacterized protein LOC122010249 isoform X2: MPTETDSSRRGKASQLQKSSAMDSSYNLLICCFLLALLLVCPVASAAAAAAPAVNLTLHHWITAHLKRVNRPALKTIESPDGDVIDCVPSHLQPSFDHPKLRGQKPLDPPERPRGHKWNISAVNGVSLQAWTISGESCPQGTVPIRRTTAGDILRASSLRRFGRKPAAARLRRDSTSNGHEHAVGYAMGDQYYGAKASLSVWEPRVTIGSEFSLSQIWVISGAFGDDLNTIEAGWQTDAYEETGCYNLLCSGFVQTDSRIAIGAAISPISASNGGQFDIDLLVWKDPKHGHWWLELGSGLLVGYWPAFLFSHLAEHANMVQFGGEIVNAQSSGFHTSTQMGSGQFAEEGFRRAAYFRNLQLVDWDNSLIPLANLRLLADHPNCYSIRGGMNRVWGNYFYYGGPGRNVRCP, encoded by the exons ATGCCCACAGAAACAGACAGCTCTAGAAGAGGGAAGGCATCGCAGCTCCAAAAATCCTCGGCCATGGATTCTAGCTACAACCTACTCATTTGCTGTTTTCTCCTCGCGCTTCTTCTTGTTTGTCCTGTTGcctcggcggcggcggcggcggcgcctgCGGTCAACCTCACACTGCATCACTGGATCACGGCCCATTTGAAGAGGGTCAACAGACCCGCCCTGAAGACGATCGAG AGCCCTGATGGCGATGTTATTGACTGCGTTCCTTCTCATCTCCAGCCCTCGTTCGATCATCCCAAGCTCAGAGGACAGAAGCCCTTG GATCCTCCTGAGAGACCGAGAGGCCACAAATGGAACATCAGTGCAGTAAACGGCGTGAGCCTGCAAGCTTGGACGATCTCCGGGGAGTCATGTCCTCAAGGCACGGTGCCGATAAGGAGGACGACGGCGGGAGACATTCTGCGAGCCAGTTCCCTCCGGCGATTCGGAAGGAAGCCGGCCGCTGCGCGGCTCCGCCGGGACTCGACCAGCAACGGCCACGAG CATGCTGTTGGCTACGCCATGGGAGATCAGTATTATGGTGCAAAAGCTAGTCTCAGTGTCTGGGAACCGAGAGTGACGATTGGATCAGAGTTCAGTTTGTCGCAGATCTGGGTCATCTCTGGAGCCTTTGGCGATGATCTTAACACCATTGAAGCTGGATGGCAG ACGGATGCATATGAAGAGACTGGCTGCTACAATCTCTTGTGCTCAGGCTTCGTACAGACAGACAGTAGGATAGCCATTGGAGCAGCTATTTCACCAATCTCAGCCTCGAATGGCGGCCAATTCGACATCGATCTTCTGGTGTGGAAG GACCCGAAGCATGGGCACTGGTGGCTAGAATTGGGGTCGGGATTGCTGGTGGGGTACTGGCCGGCGTTCCTGTTCAGTCACCTGGCGGAGCACGCGAACATGGTGCAGTTCGGAGGAGAGATTGTGAACGCGCAGTCGTCGGGTTTCCACACGTCGACGCAGATGGGCAGCGGGCAGTTCGCGGAAGAAGGCTTCCGCAGAGCTGCTTACTTCCGCAACCTGCAACTGGTGGACTGGGACAACAGCTTGATCCCCCTGGCCAACCTCAGGCTCTTAGCTGACCACCCCAATTGCTACAGCATACGAGGAGGGATGAACAGAGTGTGGGGGAATTATTTCTACTACGGAGGGCCGGGGAGGAACGTGAGGTGCCCTTAG
- the LOC122010249 gene encoding uncharacterized protein LOC122010249 isoform X1 — MPTETDSSRRGKASQLQKSSAMDSSYNLLICCFLLALLLVCPVASAAAAAAPAVNLTLHHWITAHLKRVNRPALKTIESPDGDVIDCVPSHLQPSFDHPKLRGQKPLDPPERPRGHKWNISAVNGVSLQAWTISGESCPQGTVPIRRTTAGDILRASSLRRFGRKPAAARLRRDSTSNGHEHAVGYAMGDQYYGAKASLSVWEPRVTIGSEFSLSQIWVISGAFGDDLNTIEAGWQVSPQLYGDSRPRFFTYWTTDAYEETGCYNLLCSGFVQTDSRIAIGAAISPISASNGGQFDIDLLVWKDPKHGHWWLELGSGLLVGYWPAFLFSHLAEHANMVQFGGEIVNAQSSGFHTSTQMGSGQFAEEGFRRAAYFRNLQLVDWDNSLIPLANLRLLADHPNCYSIRGGMNRVWGNYFYYGGPGRNVRCP; from the exons ATGCCCACAGAAACAGACAGCTCTAGAAGAGGGAAGGCATCGCAGCTCCAAAAATCCTCGGCCATGGATTCTAGCTACAACCTACTCATTTGCTGTTTTCTCCTCGCGCTTCTTCTTGTTTGTCCTGTTGcctcggcggcggcggcggcggcgcctgCGGTCAACCTCACACTGCATCACTGGATCACGGCCCATTTGAAGAGGGTCAACAGACCCGCCCTGAAGACGATCGAG AGCCCTGATGGCGATGTTATTGACTGCGTTCCTTCTCATCTCCAGCCCTCGTTCGATCATCCCAAGCTCAGAGGACAGAAGCCCTTG GATCCTCCTGAGAGACCGAGAGGCCACAAATGGAACATCAGTGCAGTAAACGGCGTGAGCCTGCAAGCTTGGACGATCTCCGGGGAGTCATGTCCTCAAGGCACGGTGCCGATAAGGAGGACGACGGCGGGAGACATTCTGCGAGCCAGTTCCCTCCGGCGATTCGGAAGGAAGCCGGCCGCTGCGCGGCTCCGCCGGGACTCGACCAGCAACGGCCACGAG CATGCTGTTGGCTACGCCATGGGAGATCAGTATTATGGTGCAAAAGCTAGTCTCAGTGTCTGGGAACCGAGAGTGACGATTGGATCAGAGTTCAGTTTGTCGCAGATCTGGGTCATCTCTGGAGCCTTTGGCGATGATCTTAACACCATTGAAGCTGGATGGCAG GTAAGTCCTCAGCTATATGGAGACAGCAGGCCCAGATTTTTCACATACTGGACT ACGGATGCATATGAAGAGACTGGCTGCTACAATCTCTTGTGCTCAGGCTTCGTACAGACAGACAGTAGGATAGCCATTGGAGCAGCTATTTCACCAATCTCAGCCTCGAATGGCGGCCAATTCGACATCGATCTTCTGGTGTGGAAG GACCCGAAGCATGGGCACTGGTGGCTAGAATTGGGGTCGGGATTGCTGGTGGGGTACTGGCCGGCGTTCCTGTTCAGTCACCTGGCGGAGCACGCGAACATGGTGCAGTTCGGAGGAGAGATTGTGAACGCGCAGTCGTCGGGTTTCCACACGTCGACGCAGATGGGCAGCGGGCAGTTCGCGGAAGAAGGCTTCCGCAGAGCTGCTTACTTCCGCAACCTGCAACTGGTGGACTGGGACAACAGCTTGATCCCCCTGGCCAACCTCAGGCTCTTAGCTGACCACCCCAATTGCTACAGCATACGAGGAGGGATGAACAGAGTGTGGGGGAATTATTTCTACTACGGAGGGCCGGGGAGGAACGTGAGGTGCCCTTAG